In one Conger conger chromosome 5, fConCon1.1, whole genome shotgun sequence genomic region, the following are encoded:
- the LOC133129023 gene encoding cytochrome P450 3A30-like, giving the protein MIYFPFFSAETWTLLITFIVLLIAYGYWPYGIFKKLGIPGPKPSIFFGSATYYKKGFYKMDMDLFKMYGRMWGFYEVRQPILCIMDTSMIKTVLVKECFSYFTNRRHFVFNGPLNSAVGNARDGEWKQKRSVLSPLFSSGHIKEMLPLMKQHSDKLVQCLQGTTNHDEAMDVREYFGSYCLDALANIALSIDIDSLNNPNDPSVLKIKKAFTFQLNNPGFILSALFPILNPLLEKAGLCIFPVAEIRFLFSAVEKVKLDREKNGDKNRMDFLHLMSESQLPEPKTGGNGNKEMKGLTHHEILSTAATFLAAGFETTSKTLTFLIYCLATNPDVMKRLLDEIDKVFPNKSPVTYEQLVHLEYLDMVLNESQRLYPIALRMERLCTETIVVNGVTIPKGTLVMIPVYALHRDPEHWPEPECFNPERFSKENKDGMDPYAFLPFGAGPRNCIGMRLAVVLMKLAIVQVLQHFSFAACQETEIPLQLDKSPILGTVNPIKVKFVPRGPTTNEE; this is encoded by the exons ATGATTtactttcctttcttttcagcAGAAACATGGACTCTGTTAATTACATTTATCGTCTTATTAATTGC GTATGGTTATTGGCCATACGGTATCTTTAAGAAACTCGGAATTCCTGGCCCGAAACCTTCAATATTCTTTGGTTCTGCTACTTATTATAAAAAG GGTTTCTATAAGATGGATATGGATTTGTTCAAGATGTATGGCAGAATGTGGGG ATTTTATGAGGTCAGACAGCCTATTTTGTGCATCATGGACACAAGCATGATCAAAACGGTTCTGGTGAAAGAATGCTTCTCCTACTTCACCAATAGAAGG CATTTCGTCTTTAATGGTCCCCTCAATAGTGCGGTCGGCAACGCTCGAGATGGAGAGTGGAAACAGAAACGCAGTGTGCTCTCCCCTCTGTTCAGCAGTGGCCACATTAAGGAG ATGCTTCCATTAATGAAGCAACATTCTGATAAATTAGTTCAATGTCTCCAGGGGACTACTAACCACGATGAAGCTATGGATGTCAGAGA GTACTTTGGCTCGTACTGTTTGGATGCTCTTGCAAATATTGCCTTAAGTATTGATATAGACTCACTCAACAACCCAAATGATCCCAGCGTCCTTAAAATAAAGAAGGCATTCacttttcaattaaataatCCGGGATTTATTCTTTCAG CTCTTTTTCCCATCTTGAATCCCCTCCTGGAGAAAGCTGGTCTTTGCATTTTTCCAGTCGCTGAAATTAGGTTCCTTTTTTCTGCAGTCGAGAAGGTAAAGTTGGATCGGGAAAAAAATGGGGACAAG AATCGAATGGATTTTCTGCATCTAATGTCAGAATCTCAATTACCGGAACCCAAAACTGGTGGAAATGGAAACAAGGAAATGAAAG GTCTAACACACCATGAGATCTTATCTACAGCAGCAACGTTTCTGGCTGCTGGTTTTGAGACCACCAGTAAAACTCTTACATTCCTGATATACTGCCTGGCCACCAACCCTGATGTCATGAAAAGATTGCTGGATGAGATTGACAAAGTGTTCCCGAACAAG TCCCCAGTGACATATGAGCAGCTGGTTCATTTGGAGTACTTGGATATGGTTTTAAATGAGTCTCAGAGGCTATATCCTATTGCTCTTCGCATGGAAAGGCTCTGCACAGAAACCATCGTTGTCAATGGGGTGACCATCCCCAAAGGAACACTTGTCATGATTCCAGTGTACGCCTTGCACCGTGACCCTGAACACTGGCCAGAACCTGAATGCTTCAATCCAGAAAG GTTTAGCAAGGAGAACAAGGATGGCATGGATCCCTATGCCTTTCTGCCTTTTGGTGCTGGCCCTCGAAATTGCATTGGAATGAGGCTTGCAGTTGTCCTCATGAAACTTGCTATCGTTCAGGTGCTTCAGCACTTCAGTTTTGCTGCATGCCAAGAGACGGAG ATACCACTCCAGCTGGACAAATCACCTATTCTTGGGACTGTGAACCCAATAAAAGTGAAGTTTGTCCCTCGTGGCCCGACTACGAATGAGGAATAA